The genomic region CCCAATCCCGCCAGTCCACCAGGCCCAATCGCGTATAACGATTGAATGATCTGATAACCGGCACCCAATGGATCGGACCATGGGTCCAAAAACGCTGTGATACGCTGCAACCGATAGGGAGCTGCTGCGATCAACGCTGCAAATCCGGCTACGCCGCCAAGAGCAAGCAAGCTTAGATGTTTCATTCGTGCTCCGGCTGTAAAGATAATAAGCATCGACGCGCCCATCATCACGGTGCCTGTCCCCAAATCAGGTTGCAGCATAATAATACCAAAAGCCAAACCGATCAATCCCAGCGGTGGCAGAAGCCCCGTTGTGAAGGTCTTGATTTTGCCTGGCTCCTTGCTCAGCCAGTGAGCGAGAAACAAAATCATACCCAGCTTCATGAATTCTGAGGGCTGGATACCGAACGAACCTATACCAAGCCAACTTCGTGCGCCTCCGCGAACCACTCCAATTCCAGGAATTAGCACCGCAATGAGCATAATAAAACACGCAATCAATATTGGCTTGGCATATTTCCTCCACACCCGGTAGTCTACATTAGCAGTTACGAACATGGCCACAAGCCCAAGCACCGCAAACAAGGCCTGTCTTTTTACAAAATAAAATGAATCGCCATAATCATGAAAGGCAAGCACCGAGCCTGCGCTATATACCATTATGATGCCGATGGCAAGCAATGCCAAAATACAAATCAGCAACCAAATATCTGGTGCCGGTCGCGTCTGTTTCATCAGGAGGCCACCCCTTGCATGGAAGTAGGGGCTTTTCCACCCCCCTACTTACAAGTTATGCGCCGCCTCTTTAAAAATGCGTCCCCGCTCTTCATAGGAAGCAAACATATCCCAACTTGCACATGCCGGGGACAACAAAACGACATCACCGGCAGTAGCAAGCTTCGATGCTTCCTGCACAGCAGCGGTTAACGTCCGGGCAGCGTCCTCCTCATTATCGACGACCTTAACTTGCTTTAATCCGGCAAGTTCCGCGACCTTGGCAATTTTTGTCCGTGTCTCTCCAATTGCAACGACAGCTTTCACTCGTTCCTGGAACAAGGGTAACAACTCCATCATGTCTGATCCACGATCCAGCCCTCCGGCAATTAACACGACCGGTTCCTTGAACGAATTCAGGGCCATAACCGTTGCCTTCGAATTGGTCGCTTTGGAGTTGTTGTAGTATGCAGAGCCATTATGCTCCAGAACGTATTCAAGTCGGTGTTCAACTCCCTTGAAGTCTGCAAGCGGAGCAGCCAGCACCGCAGGATCAGCTCCTGCCGCTACAGCAATGGCCACAGCAGCTAGTGCATTTTCAACATTAAATCGCCCAGGAAGGCCAATGTCCTCAACGTCGATAATGTTGTGGTGATCTCCGTTTTCATCTGCGTAAATTACCTGACGCTTCACATCATCCTCTTCTCCATCCACATAAGGAGGATCTGCATACACACCTGTATCCAATTTCTCTGTCACAGAGAAGGGGATCAATCTGCCTTTGATGTAAGGAACCAGACCACGACATACCGCATCATCCCAATTTAGAATGGCTACGTC from Paenibacillus sp. FSL R5-0341 harbors:
- the murD gene encoding UDP-N-acetylmuramoyl-L-alanine--D-glutamate ligase; this translates as MNHPESYRGQQVVVLGLAKSGVQVAKVLDRAGAKVTVNDKKEREQCPEASELEALGISVVCGGHPDDLIHSDVKLVVKNPGIPYHAAPVQQALALGIEVVTEVEVAYHLCAAPMIGITGSNGKTTTTTWVGKMLEHAGLKPIVAGNIGTPLCEAAEQASPDHWMVVELSSFQLKGTVDFRPRIASLLNVAETHLDYHGNMDDYVASKAKLFANQQSDDVAILNWDDAVCRGLVPYIKGRLIPFSVTEKLDTGVYADPPYVDGEEDDVKRQVIYADENGDHHNIIDVEDIGLPGRFNVENALAAVAIAVAAGADPAVLAAPLADFKGVEHRLEYVLEHNGSAYYNNSKATNSKATVMALNSFKEPVVLIAGGLDRGSDMMELLPLFQERVKAVVAIGETRTKIAKVAELAGLKQVKVVDNEEDAARTLTAAVQEASKLATAGDVVLLSPACASWDMFASYEERGRIFKEAAHNL
- the spoVE gene encoding stage V sporulation protein E; the protein is MKQTRPAPDIWLLICILALLAIGIIMVYSAGSVLAFHDYGDSFYFVKRQALFAVLGLVAMFVTANVDYRVWRKYAKPILIACFIMLIAVLIPGIGVVRGGARSWLGIGSFGIQPSEFMKLGMILFLAHWLSKEPGKIKTFTTGLLPPLGLIGLAFGIIMLQPDLGTGTVMMGASMLIIFTAGARMKHLSLLALGGVAGFAALIAAAPYRLQRITAFLDPWSDPLGAGYQIIQSLYAIGPGGLAGLGLGMSRQKYSYVPEPQTDFIFSILAEELGFIGGMIVLLLFLVLVWRGMRVAMTVPDAFGSLLGVGIVGMVAVQVIINIGVVIGMMPVTGITLPLISYGGSSLTLMLTALGILVNLSRYAR